A window of the Miscanthus floridulus cultivar M001 chromosome 14, ASM1932011v1, whole genome shotgun sequence genome harbors these coding sequences:
- the LOC136503369 gene encoding uncharacterized protein: MGSILTKVDEAVNAVSPLGAVTRLQEVGREEAALQALLSSSGDSFPGSGHRPENRKTWMEGLGPNNVRVHQVVWPGTHDSATNGIGINLITRPFAQCQTLSVYEQLATRCRVLDVRVLEDRRVCHGIVTGYPVDVVLDDVKRFLAETSSEIIILEMRTEFGKQDPAGFDQFLVDRLGDHLIRQDDQVFNKTIAELLPRRVICVWKPSQSPAPNPGGLLWSAGYLRDDWIDTDMPKTKFDSNLSSLSRQPPVSGRKYWYRVENTATPKGDNVYVSSAVEPVTRRIHRFARLFISQVFAKGHGDKLQVLSTDFIDEDFVDACVGVTWSRLA; encoded by the coding sequence ATGGGTTCGATCTTGACCAAGGTCGACGAGGCTGTCAATGCCGTCAGTCCCCTCGGCGCCGTGACACGCTTGCAGGAAGTCGGCAGAGAGGAGGCGGCGCTGCAGGCGCTGCTCTCGTCGTCAGGCGACTCGTTCCCAGGGTCGGGACACCGGCCGGAGAACCGCAAGACGTGGATGGAAGGCCTTGGACCCAACAACGTGCGCGTGCACCAGGTGGTGTGGCCGGGAACACACGACTCGGCTACCAATGGCATCGGCATCAACCTCATCACCCGGCCCTTCGCGCAGTGCCAGACGCTGTCCGTCTACGAGCAGCTCGCCACGAGGTGCCGGGTCCTCGACGTGCGCGTCCTGGAGGACCGCCGCGTCTGCCACGGGATCGTCACCGGCTACCCCGTCGACGTCGTGCTGGACGACGTCAAGAGGTTCCTGGCCGAGACAAGCTCGGAGATCATCATCCTCGAGATGCGCACCGAGTTTGGCAAGCAAGACCCGGCGGGGTTCGATCAGTTCCTCGTCGACAGGCTCGGCGACCACCTGATCCGGCAGGACGACCAAGTGTTCAACAAGACCATCGCCGAGCTGCTCCCCAGGCGGGTCATCTGCGTGTGGAAGCCGAGCCAGTCGCCGGCTCCCAACCCCGGCGGCCTCCTGTGGAGCGCAGGGTACCTCAGGGACGACTGGATCGACACGGACATGCCCAAGACCAAGTTCGACAGCAACCTCAGCTCGCTGAGCCGGCAGCCTCCGGTGTCCGGGAGGAAGTACTGGTACCGGGTGGAGAACACGGCAACGCCTAAGGGCGACAACGTGTACGTGTCCTCGGCTGTTGAGCCGGTGACGCGGCGGATCCACAGGTTCGCGCGGCTCTTCATCTCCCAGGTGTTTGCCAAGGGCCATGGCGACAAGCTGCAGGTCTTGTCCACGGACTTCATCGACGAGGACTTCGTCGACGCCTGCGTCGGCGTGACTTGGTCGCGTCTTGCTTGA
- the LOC136504890 gene encoding protein STICHEL-like isoform X1, with translation MDSSMTSRRLSRLEMGTMVGGCVGPSELHLRKELTALQKARCLQDPDTCSTWRSPLSSRSLVATSRITYNGGISSNLAPKLNESPCAPANTEKKRRKVYLYNWRQNSCKSSESGMKIDEDVKQPSGELSLDSPCKSNGVNSKGDAYLGPPASIYNVQSSTSSTPVKRIARRRKGVLSIKGAVRNQAVSKLSDLQVNSGEQSEDTENCNSETLEIFQRSYFSRPTSPLFAACGCVSSSNPSKLLKIGRREGSSFSCTPVSTSSYYRHVRRNTSTVGSWDARTATSFDGDESNQSAVLRSQRSHVPCYASKRRKHRGSEGSNYSPSLSAILRRKGSSLICGSQTMHKKKRSFGSMKWAHSKKSAQGMPLLGNSCDFGSSSLDSSSDELSSNIGELDMEASSRLDGKRWSSCKSQDGMDLSVRSAHLAESDPRSLSQKYRPRTFPEIVGQNIAAQSLSNAITRERIAPAYLFQGPRGTGKTSTARIFSAALNCLTTGDNKPCGVCNQCTDFFSGKGTNLKEVDASNRKSISIIKHLLENLLPSAPLSRYKVFVVDECHMIPSKLWSAFMKFLDEPFPRVVFIFITIDPDNLPRAVVSRCQKYVFSKIKDIDTVCRLRKICVKENLDVELAALDLIALNSDGSLRDAETMLDQLSLLGKKITPSLVNDLVGVVSEEELLDLLEIAMSGDTAETVKRSGELMDSGTDPMALMSQLAGLIMDIIAGTYKLADVACCNSSAVGGRSLTEAELERLQQALKILFDAEKQIRLSSERPAWFTAALLQLGCGHSSDMNQQKSSTQEHHKVANDAMSEIARESSSRIVSHSLSAFGISKRTLDAKTISVHSSPQVLASHSSRLRLNDNLVYGECRSVDRIPLNSNQLYDSCSQQRALVNGISDNLAQVWIRCIENCHSKTLQQLLLDHGKLVSIRQFEGHAIAFIAFEDCGIKSRAQRFLSSITNSIETVLKCNVEVKIGPLAELMDGEITLEAGPNVRRYESDVLSCSSNSDRLKGTLDSRRSFDHPDEVKKDLETYKNTASSDERLRSEVPIQTSKESTNDDQRLESAWLQVSEKHTPGLINQERHDQHQVLSQFVGNQYQRKSSMSLVVPSSHADEDLAHEIEALKIVDSYGSQKHQSGRSENGFAISPSRMHKKDDMVDCDKESVCSELGKWGCHGLFPCWKTEKPKGVKTKRQMRVKSS, from the exons ATGGATTCTTCCATG ACAAGTCGGCGTCTTTCCAGACTGGAGATGGGGACTATGGTTGGAGGGTGTGTTGGCCCAAGTGAGCTTCACTTGAGGAAGGAACTTACTGCTTTGCAAAAGGCGCGCTGCTTGCAGGACCCTGATACTTGCTCGACATGGAGATCACCTTTGAGTTCTAGGTCACTGGTGGCAACTTCAAGGATTACATACAACGGTGGGATTTCTAGTAATTTAGCGCCAAAGCTCAATGAGTCACCTTGTGCACCTGCAAACACAGAAAAGAAACGAAGAAAGGTTTATCTCTACAATTGGAGGCAAAATTCTTGTAAATCTAGTGAAAGTGGAATGAAGATAGATGAGGATGTTAAGCAACCATCTGGTGAGCTAAGCCTGGACAGTCCATGCAAATCTAATGGGGTAAACTCCAAAGGTGATGCATATCTGGGTCCTCCAGCCAGCATCTACAATGTTCAGAGTTCAACATCATCTACTCCTGTCAAAAGAATAGCTAGAAGGAGAAAGGGTGTTTTGTCCATAAAAGGTGCAGTCAGAAACCAAGCTGTCTCGAAGTTGTCAGATCTTCAGGTAAATTCCGGTGAGCAATCTGAGGATACTGAGAACTGCAACTCAGAGACTCTGGAGATATTTCAAAGGAGCTACTTCTCTCGCCCTACATCTCCGCTATTTGCTGCATGTGGATGTGTCAGCTCTTCAAATCCGTCAAAACTACTGAAAATAGGTAGAAGAGAGGGATCTTCCTTTTCTTGCACACCTGTTTCTACTAGCTCCTATTACAGGCACGTAAGAAGGAACACCAGCACTGTTGGTTCTTGGGATGCTAGGACTGCTACTTCTTTTGATGGTGATGAGTCTAACCAATCAGCAGTTCTGAGAAGTCAGAGGTCGCATGTCCCTTGCTATGCATCAAAGAGGAGAAAACATCGAGGATCTGAAGGAAGTAATTATTCTCCTTCACTATCTGCTATACTTCGAAGAAAAGGTAGCAGCCTAATATGTGGGAGTCAGACAATGCATAAGAAGAAGAGATCATTTGGTTCAATGAAATGGGCACATTCGAAAAAGTCTGCTCAGGGAATGCCACTTTTGGGTAATAGCTGTGATTTTGGTTCTTCATCATTGGATTCATCAAGTGATGAACTCTCAAGCAATATAGGGGAGCTTGATATGGAAGCTTCAAGCCGGTTAGATGGGAAAAGATGGTCAAGCTGTAAAAGCCAGGATGGGATGGATCTATCTGTTCGTAGTGCTCATCTGGCCGAGTCAGACCCGAGAAGCTTGAGCCAAAAATATAGACCAAGGACATTCCCTGAAATTGTTGGTCAAAACATTGCAGCCCAATCACTTAGTAATGCTATAACAAGGGAAAGGATAGCTCCTGCCTATCTTTTTCAAGGTCCTCGTGGAACCGGAAAAACATCTACTGCAAGGATATTTTCAGCAGCTCTAAATTGCCTTACTACTGGAGATAACAAACCCTGTGGGGTATGTAATCAGTGCACTGACTTCTTCAGTGGAAAAGGTACCAATCTAAAAGAAGTTGACGCAAGTAACAGAAAGAGTATAAGCATAATTAAGCACTTACTGGAAAATTTGCTGCCATCTGCACCTTTGTCCCGGTATAAGGTGTTTGTTGTTGATGAATGCCACATGATACCTTCCAAATTGTGGTCAGCATTTATGAAGTTTCTTGATGAACCATTTCCTCGTGTTGTGTTCATATTTATTACAATTGACCCTGACAACCTACCTCGAGCAGTTGTATCACGTTGCCAGAAGTATGTGTTCTCTAAGATAAAAGATATTGACACTGTGTGCCGCTTGAGGAAAATTTGTGTCAAGGAAAATCTTGATGTCGAGCTGGCAGCTTTGGATTTGATAGCTCTGAATTCAGATGGCTCGCTACGAGATGCAGAAACAATGTTAGATCAACTGAGTTTGTTAGGGAAAAAGATAACTCCTTCACTTGTCAACGATCTG GTTGGTGTTGTCTCGGAAGAGGAATTGCTTGATCTTCTGGAGATAGCTATGTCAGGAGACACGGCTGAGACAGTGAAAAGATCCGGAGAGCTGATGGATTCTGGCACTGATCCAATGGCATTAATGTCTCAGTTAGCTGGGCTCATCATGGACATCATTGCTGGCACCTACAAATTGGCTGATGTTGCTTGTTGTAATAGCTCAGCAGTTGGTGGTCGAAGTT TAACTGAAGCAGAGTTAGAAAGATTACAACAAGCATTGAAGATTCTTTTTGATGCTGAAAAGCAGATAAGGCTTTCAAGTGAGCGTCCCGCATGGTTTACTGCTGCTCTACTACAACTTGGATGTGGTCATAGTTCAGATATGAACCAACAAAAAAGCAGTACTCAAGAACACCATAAAGTAGCCAATGATGCTATGTCTGAGATAGCAAGAGAATCATCCAGCAGAATTGTTTCTCATTCATTATCTGCCTTTGGCATTTCTAAGAGAACACTTGACGCCAAAACAATTAGTGTGCACTCGAGTCCTCAGGTCCTTGCCTCACATTCATCTCGGTTGAGACTCAATGACAACTTGGTTTATGGAGAGTGTAGATCTGTTGACAGAATTCCACTCAATTCTAATCAACTGTATGACAGCTGTTCCCAGCAAAGGGCTCTGGTAAATGGAATCTCAGATAACCTTGCCCAGGTTTGGATAAGATGCATTGAGAACTGCCACTCGAAGACATTACAGCAGCTACTTCTTGACCATGGGAAACTAGTATCAATCAGGCAATTTGAGG GCCATGCGATTGCTTTCATTGCATTTGAGGACTGTGGTATAAAATCTAGAGCTCAAAGATTTTTGAGTAGCATTACCAATTCAATTGAGACAGTACTGAAATGCAATGTGGAAGTCAAAATTGGTCCACTAGCAGAATTGATGGACGGAGAAATAACATTAGAGGCTGGTCCTAATGTAAGAAGATACGAGTCTGACGTCTTGAGTTGCTCATCAAACAGTGACCGACTAAAGGGAACTTTGGATTCAAGGAGAAGCTTTGATCATCCTGATGAAGTAAAGAAAGATCTGGAGACGTACAAAAATACTGCATCTTCTGATGAAAGGTTGCGTTCGGAAGTTCCCATCCAGACTTCAAAAGAATCAACAAATGATGATCAACGACTAGAAAGTGCATGGCTCCAGGTTTCTGAAAAGCACACACCAGGTCTGATAAATCAGGAAAGACACGATCAACATCAGGTTCTGTCTCAATTTGTTGGCAACCAATACCAAAGGAAGTCCTCAATGTCCCTAGTTGTGCCCTCAAGCCATGCAGATGAGGATCTTGCTCATGAGATCGAAGCTCTGAAGATAGTTGACAGTTATGGTTCTCAGAAGCACCAGAGTGGAAGAAGTGAAAATGGCTTTGCCATTTCACCAAGCAGAATGCACAAAAAGGATGACATGGTTGATTGTGACAAAGAGAGCGT ATGCTCTGAGCTTGGAAAATGGGGATGCCATGGCCTTTTCCCTTGTTGGAAAACTGAAAAACCAAAGGGAGTAAAG ACGAAGAGGCAGATGCGGGTGAAATCTTCTTAG
- the LOC136504890 gene encoding protein STICHEL-like isoform X2 encodes MGTMVGGCVGPSELHLRKELTALQKARCLQDPDTCSTWRSPLSSRSLVATSRITYNGGISSNLAPKLNESPCAPANTEKKRRKVYLYNWRQNSCKSSESGMKIDEDVKQPSGELSLDSPCKSNGVNSKGDAYLGPPASIYNVQSSTSSTPVKRIARRRKGVLSIKGAVRNQAVSKLSDLQVNSGEQSEDTENCNSETLEIFQRSYFSRPTSPLFAACGCVSSSNPSKLLKIGRREGSSFSCTPVSTSSYYRHVRRNTSTVGSWDARTATSFDGDESNQSAVLRSQRSHVPCYASKRRKHRGSEGSNYSPSLSAILRRKGSSLICGSQTMHKKKRSFGSMKWAHSKKSAQGMPLLGNSCDFGSSSLDSSSDELSSNIGELDMEASSRLDGKRWSSCKSQDGMDLSVRSAHLAESDPRSLSQKYRPRTFPEIVGQNIAAQSLSNAITRERIAPAYLFQGPRGTGKTSTARIFSAALNCLTTGDNKPCGVCNQCTDFFSGKGTNLKEVDASNRKSISIIKHLLENLLPSAPLSRYKVFVVDECHMIPSKLWSAFMKFLDEPFPRVVFIFITIDPDNLPRAVVSRCQKYVFSKIKDIDTVCRLRKICVKENLDVELAALDLIALNSDGSLRDAETMLDQLSLLGKKITPSLVNDLVGVVSEEELLDLLEIAMSGDTAETVKRSGELMDSGTDPMALMSQLAGLIMDIIAGTYKLADVACCNSSAVGGRSLTEAELERLQQALKILFDAEKQIRLSSERPAWFTAALLQLGCGHSSDMNQQKSSTQEHHKVANDAMSEIARESSSRIVSHSLSAFGISKRTLDAKTISVHSSPQVLASHSSRLRLNDNLVYGECRSVDRIPLNSNQLYDSCSQQRALVNGISDNLAQVWIRCIENCHSKTLQQLLLDHGKLVSIRQFEGHAIAFIAFEDCGIKSRAQRFLSSITNSIETVLKCNVEVKIGPLAELMDGEITLEAGPNVRRYESDVLSCSSNSDRLKGTLDSRRSFDHPDEVKKDLETYKNTASSDERLRSEVPIQTSKESTNDDQRLESAWLQVSEKHTPGLINQERHDQHQVLSQFVGNQYQRKSSMSLVVPSSHADEDLAHEIEALKIVDSYGSQKHQSGRSENGFAISPSRMHKKDDMVDCDKESVCSELGKWGCHGLFPCWKTEKPKGVKTKRQMRVKSS; translated from the exons ATGGGGACTATGGTTGGAGGGTGTGTTGGCCCAAGTGAGCTTCACTTGAGGAAGGAACTTACTGCTTTGCAAAAGGCGCGCTGCTTGCAGGACCCTGATACTTGCTCGACATGGAGATCACCTTTGAGTTCTAGGTCACTGGTGGCAACTTCAAGGATTACATACAACGGTGGGATTTCTAGTAATTTAGCGCCAAAGCTCAATGAGTCACCTTGTGCACCTGCAAACACAGAAAAGAAACGAAGAAAGGTTTATCTCTACAATTGGAGGCAAAATTCTTGTAAATCTAGTGAAAGTGGAATGAAGATAGATGAGGATGTTAAGCAACCATCTGGTGAGCTAAGCCTGGACAGTCCATGCAAATCTAATGGGGTAAACTCCAAAGGTGATGCATATCTGGGTCCTCCAGCCAGCATCTACAATGTTCAGAGTTCAACATCATCTACTCCTGTCAAAAGAATAGCTAGAAGGAGAAAGGGTGTTTTGTCCATAAAAGGTGCAGTCAGAAACCAAGCTGTCTCGAAGTTGTCAGATCTTCAGGTAAATTCCGGTGAGCAATCTGAGGATACTGAGAACTGCAACTCAGAGACTCTGGAGATATTTCAAAGGAGCTACTTCTCTCGCCCTACATCTCCGCTATTTGCTGCATGTGGATGTGTCAGCTCTTCAAATCCGTCAAAACTACTGAAAATAGGTAGAAGAGAGGGATCTTCCTTTTCTTGCACACCTGTTTCTACTAGCTCCTATTACAGGCACGTAAGAAGGAACACCAGCACTGTTGGTTCTTGGGATGCTAGGACTGCTACTTCTTTTGATGGTGATGAGTCTAACCAATCAGCAGTTCTGAGAAGTCAGAGGTCGCATGTCCCTTGCTATGCATCAAAGAGGAGAAAACATCGAGGATCTGAAGGAAGTAATTATTCTCCTTCACTATCTGCTATACTTCGAAGAAAAGGTAGCAGCCTAATATGTGGGAGTCAGACAATGCATAAGAAGAAGAGATCATTTGGTTCAATGAAATGGGCACATTCGAAAAAGTCTGCTCAGGGAATGCCACTTTTGGGTAATAGCTGTGATTTTGGTTCTTCATCATTGGATTCATCAAGTGATGAACTCTCAAGCAATATAGGGGAGCTTGATATGGAAGCTTCAAGCCGGTTAGATGGGAAAAGATGGTCAAGCTGTAAAAGCCAGGATGGGATGGATCTATCTGTTCGTAGTGCTCATCTGGCCGAGTCAGACCCGAGAAGCTTGAGCCAAAAATATAGACCAAGGACATTCCCTGAAATTGTTGGTCAAAACATTGCAGCCCAATCACTTAGTAATGCTATAACAAGGGAAAGGATAGCTCCTGCCTATCTTTTTCAAGGTCCTCGTGGAACCGGAAAAACATCTACTGCAAGGATATTTTCAGCAGCTCTAAATTGCCTTACTACTGGAGATAACAAACCCTGTGGGGTATGTAATCAGTGCACTGACTTCTTCAGTGGAAAAGGTACCAATCTAAAAGAAGTTGACGCAAGTAACAGAAAGAGTATAAGCATAATTAAGCACTTACTGGAAAATTTGCTGCCATCTGCACCTTTGTCCCGGTATAAGGTGTTTGTTGTTGATGAATGCCACATGATACCTTCCAAATTGTGGTCAGCATTTATGAAGTTTCTTGATGAACCATTTCCTCGTGTTGTGTTCATATTTATTACAATTGACCCTGACAACCTACCTCGAGCAGTTGTATCACGTTGCCAGAAGTATGTGTTCTCTAAGATAAAAGATATTGACACTGTGTGCCGCTTGAGGAAAATTTGTGTCAAGGAAAATCTTGATGTCGAGCTGGCAGCTTTGGATTTGATAGCTCTGAATTCAGATGGCTCGCTACGAGATGCAGAAACAATGTTAGATCAACTGAGTTTGTTAGGGAAAAAGATAACTCCTTCACTTGTCAACGATCTG GTTGGTGTTGTCTCGGAAGAGGAATTGCTTGATCTTCTGGAGATAGCTATGTCAGGAGACACGGCTGAGACAGTGAAAAGATCCGGAGAGCTGATGGATTCTGGCACTGATCCAATGGCATTAATGTCTCAGTTAGCTGGGCTCATCATGGACATCATTGCTGGCACCTACAAATTGGCTGATGTTGCTTGTTGTAATAGCTCAGCAGTTGGTGGTCGAAGTT TAACTGAAGCAGAGTTAGAAAGATTACAACAAGCATTGAAGATTCTTTTTGATGCTGAAAAGCAGATAAGGCTTTCAAGTGAGCGTCCCGCATGGTTTACTGCTGCTCTACTACAACTTGGATGTGGTCATAGTTCAGATATGAACCAACAAAAAAGCAGTACTCAAGAACACCATAAAGTAGCCAATGATGCTATGTCTGAGATAGCAAGAGAATCATCCAGCAGAATTGTTTCTCATTCATTATCTGCCTTTGGCATTTCTAAGAGAACACTTGACGCCAAAACAATTAGTGTGCACTCGAGTCCTCAGGTCCTTGCCTCACATTCATCTCGGTTGAGACTCAATGACAACTTGGTTTATGGAGAGTGTAGATCTGTTGACAGAATTCCACTCAATTCTAATCAACTGTATGACAGCTGTTCCCAGCAAAGGGCTCTGGTAAATGGAATCTCAGATAACCTTGCCCAGGTTTGGATAAGATGCATTGAGAACTGCCACTCGAAGACATTACAGCAGCTACTTCTTGACCATGGGAAACTAGTATCAATCAGGCAATTTGAGG GCCATGCGATTGCTTTCATTGCATTTGAGGACTGTGGTATAAAATCTAGAGCTCAAAGATTTTTGAGTAGCATTACCAATTCAATTGAGACAGTACTGAAATGCAATGTGGAAGTCAAAATTGGTCCACTAGCAGAATTGATGGACGGAGAAATAACATTAGAGGCTGGTCCTAATGTAAGAAGATACGAGTCTGACGTCTTGAGTTGCTCATCAAACAGTGACCGACTAAAGGGAACTTTGGATTCAAGGAGAAGCTTTGATCATCCTGATGAAGTAAAGAAAGATCTGGAGACGTACAAAAATACTGCATCTTCTGATGAAAGGTTGCGTTCGGAAGTTCCCATCCAGACTTCAAAAGAATCAACAAATGATGATCAACGACTAGAAAGTGCATGGCTCCAGGTTTCTGAAAAGCACACACCAGGTCTGATAAATCAGGAAAGACACGATCAACATCAGGTTCTGTCTCAATTTGTTGGCAACCAATACCAAAGGAAGTCCTCAATGTCCCTAGTTGTGCCCTCAAGCCATGCAGATGAGGATCTTGCTCATGAGATCGAAGCTCTGAAGATAGTTGACAGTTATGGTTCTCAGAAGCACCAGAGTGGAAGAAGTGAAAATGGCTTTGCCATTTCACCAAGCAGAATGCACAAAAAGGATGACATGGTTGATTGTGACAAAGAGAGCGT ATGCTCTGAGCTTGGAAAATGGGGATGCCATGGCCTTTTCCCTTGTTGGAAAACTGAAAAACCAAAGGGAGTAAAG ACGAAGAGGCAGATGCGGGTGAAATCTTCTTAG